One Saimiri boliviensis isolate mSaiBol1 chromosome 17, mSaiBol1.pri, whole genome shotgun sequence genomic window carries:
- the CNTROB gene encoding centrobin isoform X1 gives MATSAASTSSPLGAEDLLSDSSEPPGLNQVSSEVTSQLYASLRLSRQAEATARAQLYLPSTSPPREALDGLAQELSRSLSVGLENNLKKKDGSKHIFEMESVRGQLQTMLQTSRDTAYRDPLIPGTGSERREEDSFDSDSTATLLNTRPLQDLSPSSSAHALEELFPRYTSLRPGPPLNPPDYQGLRDAFDSEHTRRKHCERHIQSLQTRVLELQQQLAVAVAADRKKDIMIEQLDKTLARVVEGWNRHEAERTEVLRGLQEERQAAELTRSKQQETVTRLEQSLSEAMEALNREQESARLQQRERETLEEERQALTLSLEAEQQRCCALQEERDAARAGQLSEHRALEALQAALEEERQTWAQQELQLKEHYQALQLESQAQLEREKEKGQREAQAAREAQHQLALVQSEVRRLEGELDTARRERDALQLEMSLVQARYESQRIQMESELAVQLEQRVTERLAQAQESSLRQAASLREQHRKQLQDLSGQHQQELASQLAQFKVEMAEREERQQQVAEDYELRLAREQARVRELQSGNQQLEEQRAELVERLQAMLQAHWDEATQLLSTTLPPPNPPVPPAGPSSPGPQEPEKEERRVWTMPPVAVALKPVLQQSREARDALPGEPPVLCSSSSDLSLLLGPSFQSQHSFQPLEPKPDVTSSTAGAFSALGAFHPDHQAERPFPEEDPGPDGENLIKQGLPPAQLEGLKNFLHQLLETVPQNNENPSVDLLLSKSGPLTVPSWGDAPQVPRLPPPVHKTKVPLAMASSLFRVHELPSSHSQGSGPSSGSPERGGDGLTFPRQLMEVSQLLRLYQARGWEALPAEDLLLYLKRLEHSGTDGRGDNGPRRNTDSRLGEIPRKEIPSQAVPRRLATAPKTEKPPARKKSGHPAPSSMRSRGGVWR, from the exons ATGGCAACATCAGCTGCCAGCACCAGTTCACCCCTCGGGGCGGAGGATCTCCTGAGTGATTCATCAGAACCCCCTGGGCTCAACCAAGTGTCTTCCGAGGTGACCTCTCAGCTCTATGCTTCTTTGCGCCTCAGCCGGCAGGCGGAGGCCACAGCCCGAGCCCAGCTGTATTtaccctccacctccccacctcgtGAGGCGTTAGACGGCTTAGCCCAAGAATTGAGTCGAAGCTTGTCGGTCGGATTGGAAAACAACTTAAAGAAAAAG GATGGTTCTAAGCATATCTTTGAGATGGAAAGTGTTCGGGGTCAGCTCCAGACCATGCTCCAAACCTCACGTGATACAGCCTATC GGGATCCCCTCATTCCTGGCACTGGCTCAGAGAGACGGGAAGAGGACTCCTTTGACAGTGATAGCACCGCCACCTTGCTCAA CACCCGGCCCCTGCAAGACTTGTCTCCATCTAGCTCAGCCCACGCCCTGGAGGAGCTGTTTCCCCGCTACACCAGTCTTCGGCCAGGGCCTCCACTCAATCCCCCAGATTATCAGGGGCTGAGAGATGCATTTGATTCAGAGCATACCCGCCGCAAG CATTGTGAGCGCCATATTCAGAGCCTGCAGACCCGAGTGTTAGAGCTACAGCAACAATTAGCCGTGGCTGTGGCTGCCGACCGCAAGAAAGATATCATGATTGAACAACTGGACAAG ACCCTGGCCCGTGTGGTGGAGGGCTGGAACCGGCATGAGGCTGAGCGGACAGAGGTTCTCAGGGGACTTCAAGAGGAACGCCAGGCGGCAGAGCTCACCAGAAGCaagcagcaggag ACTGTAACCCGCCTGGAACAAAGCCTTTCTGAGGCCATGGAAGCCCTGAATCGTGAGCAGGAAAGTGCCAGACTGCAGCAACGGGAAAGAGAGACATTG GAAGAGGAAAGGCAAGCTCTGACCCTGAGCTTAGAGGCAGAGCAGCAGCGGTGCTGTGCCCTGCAGGAGGAGCGGGATGCAGCTCGggctgggcaactgagtgagcaTCGAGCATTGGAGGCTCTTCAGGCTGCCCTAGAAGAAGAACGGCAGACCTGGGCCCAGCAAGAGCTCCAGCTTAAGGAACACTACCAGGCGCTGCAGCTGGAGAGCCAGGCTCAGCTGGAAAGGGAGAAG GAGAAGGGTCAGAGGGAAGCCCAGGCAGCCCGGGAGGCCCAGCACCAGTTGGCATTGGTGCAGTCTGAGGTGCGGCGGTTGGAAGGGGAGCTGGACACAGCtcggagagagagagatgccctGCAGCTGGAAATGAGCTTGGTGCAG GCCCGGTATGAAAGCCAGCGGATCCAGATGGAGTCGGAGCTGGCTGTGCAGCTGGAGCAGCGGGTGACGGAGCGGCTGGCGCAGGCTCAGGAGAGCAGCCTACGGCAAGCAGCCTCCCTCAGGGAACAGCACAG GAAGCAGCTGCAGGACCTCAGTGGACAGCACCAGCAGGAGCTGGCCAGTCAGCTGGCTCAGTTCAAGGTGGAAATGGCAGAACGAGAGGAACGGCAGCAGCAGGTGGCTGAGGACTACGAGCTCAG acTGGCCCGCGAGCAAGCACGAGTGCGTGAACTTCAGAGTGGGAACCAACAGCTGGAGGAGCAGCGGGCGGAGCTGGTGGAGCGACTGCAGGCCATGCTGCAGGCCCACTGGGATGAGGCCACTCAACTGCTCAGCACCACTCTCCCGCCGCCCAACCCGCCA GTTCCTCCTGCTGGACCTTCCAGCCCCGGGCCTCAGGAgccagagaaggaggagaggagggtcTGGACTATGCCTCCGGTGGCCGTGGCCCTGAAGCCTGTATTGCAGCAGAGTCGGGAAGCAAGGGACGCGCTACCTGGAGAGCCTCCTGTTCTTTGTAGTTCATCCTCAGATCTCAGCCTCCTGTTGGGCCCCTCTTTTCAGAGCCAGCATTCTTTCCAACCCCTGGAACCCAAACCAGACGTCACTTCATCCACAG CTGGGGCCTTCTCTGCACTCGGGGCCTTCCATCCGGATCATCAGGCAGAGCGGCCATTCCCTGAGGAAGATCCTGGACCTGACGGGGAAAACCTCATAAAGCAAGGGCTACCGCCTGCCCAACTGGAAGGCCTCAAGAATTTCTTGCACCAG TTACTGGAGACAGTGCCCCAGAACAATGAGAACCCTTCTGTCGACCTGTTGCTGTCTAAGTCTG GTCCTCTGACTGTCCCATCTTGGGGGGATGCCCCTCAAGTGCCACGTCTTCCACCCCCTGTCCACAAAACCAAAGTTCCCTTAGCCATGGCATCTAGTCTTTTCCGGGTCCATGAGCTTCCCTCCTCCCATTCACAAGGCAGTGGCCCCAGCAGTGGTTCCCCAGAGAGAG GTGGAGATGGGCTCACATTCCCAAGGCAGCTGATGGAGGTGTCTCAACTGTTACGACTCTACCAGGCTCGGGGCTGGGAGGCTCTGCCTGCTGAGGATCTGCTGCTCTACCTGAAGAGGCTGGAACACAGCGG GACTGATGGCCGAGGGGATAATGGCCCCAGAAGGAACACAGACTCCCGCTTGGGTGAGATCCCCCGGAAAGAG ATTCCCTCCCAGGCTGTCCCTCGCCGCCTTGCTACAGCCCCCAAGACTGAAAAACCTCCCGCACGGAAGAAAAGTGGGCACCCTGCCCCAAGTAGCATGAGGAGCCGGGGGGGAGTCTGGAGATGA
- the CNTROB gene encoding centrobin isoform X2, protein MGLKDGSKHIFEMESVRGQLQTMLQTSRDTAYRDPLIPGTGSERREEDSFDSDSTATLLNTRPLQDLSPSSSAHALEELFPRYTSLRPGPPLNPPDYQGLRDAFDSEHTRRKHCERHIQSLQTRVLELQQQLAVAVAADRKKDIMIEQLDKTLARVVEGWNRHEAERTEVLRGLQEERQAAELTRSKQQETVTRLEQSLSEAMEALNREQESARLQQRERETLEEERQALTLSLEAEQQRCCALQEERDAARAGQLSEHRALEALQAALEEERQTWAQQELQLKEHYQALQLESQAQLEREKEKGQREAQAAREAQHQLALVQSEVRRLEGELDTARRERDALQLEMSLVQARYESQRIQMESELAVQLEQRVTERLAQAQESSLRQAASLREQHRKQLQDLSGQHQQELASQLAQFKVEMAEREERQQQVAEDYELRLAREQARVRELQSGNQQLEEQRAELVERLQAMLQAHWDEATQLLSTTLPPPNPPVPPAGPSSPGPQEPEKEERRVWTMPPVAVALKPVLQQSREARDALPGEPPVLCSSSSDLSLLLGPSFQSQHSFQPLEPKPDVTSSTAGAFSALGAFHPDHQAERPFPEEDPGPDGENLIKQGLPPAQLEGLKNFLHQLLETVPQNNENPSVDLLLSKSGPLTVPSWGDAPQVPRLPPPVHKTKVPLAMASSLFRVHELPSSHSQGSGPSSGSPERGGDGLTFPRQLMEVSQLLRLYQARGWEALPAEDLLLYLKRLEHSGTDGRGDNGPRRNTDSRLGEIPRKEIPSQAVPRRLATAPKTEKPPARKKSGHPAPSSMRSRGGVWR, encoded by the exons atGGGACTAAAG GATGGTTCTAAGCATATCTTTGAGATGGAAAGTGTTCGGGGTCAGCTCCAGACCATGCTCCAAACCTCACGTGATACAGCCTATC GGGATCCCCTCATTCCTGGCACTGGCTCAGAGAGACGGGAAGAGGACTCCTTTGACAGTGATAGCACCGCCACCTTGCTCAA CACCCGGCCCCTGCAAGACTTGTCTCCATCTAGCTCAGCCCACGCCCTGGAGGAGCTGTTTCCCCGCTACACCAGTCTTCGGCCAGGGCCTCCACTCAATCCCCCAGATTATCAGGGGCTGAGAGATGCATTTGATTCAGAGCATACCCGCCGCAAG CATTGTGAGCGCCATATTCAGAGCCTGCAGACCCGAGTGTTAGAGCTACAGCAACAATTAGCCGTGGCTGTGGCTGCCGACCGCAAGAAAGATATCATGATTGAACAACTGGACAAG ACCCTGGCCCGTGTGGTGGAGGGCTGGAACCGGCATGAGGCTGAGCGGACAGAGGTTCTCAGGGGACTTCAAGAGGAACGCCAGGCGGCAGAGCTCACCAGAAGCaagcagcaggag ACTGTAACCCGCCTGGAACAAAGCCTTTCTGAGGCCATGGAAGCCCTGAATCGTGAGCAGGAAAGTGCCAGACTGCAGCAACGGGAAAGAGAGACATTG GAAGAGGAAAGGCAAGCTCTGACCCTGAGCTTAGAGGCAGAGCAGCAGCGGTGCTGTGCCCTGCAGGAGGAGCGGGATGCAGCTCGggctgggcaactgagtgagcaTCGAGCATTGGAGGCTCTTCAGGCTGCCCTAGAAGAAGAACGGCAGACCTGGGCCCAGCAAGAGCTCCAGCTTAAGGAACACTACCAGGCGCTGCAGCTGGAGAGCCAGGCTCAGCTGGAAAGGGAGAAG GAGAAGGGTCAGAGGGAAGCCCAGGCAGCCCGGGAGGCCCAGCACCAGTTGGCATTGGTGCAGTCTGAGGTGCGGCGGTTGGAAGGGGAGCTGGACACAGCtcggagagagagagatgccctGCAGCTGGAAATGAGCTTGGTGCAG GCCCGGTATGAAAGCCAGCGGATCCAGATGGAGTCGGAGCTGGCTGTGCAGCTGGAGCAGCGGGTGACGGAGCGGCTGGCGCAGGCTCAGGAGAGCAGCCTACGGCAAGCAGCCTCCCTCAGGGAACAGCACAG GAAGCAGCTGCAGGACCTCAGTGGACAGCACCAGCAGGAGCTGGCCAGTCAGCTGGCTCAGTTCAAGGTGGAAATGGCAGAACGAGAGGAACGGCAGCAGCAGGTGGCTGAGGACTACGAGCTCAG acTGGCCCGCGAGCAAGCACGAGTGCGTGAACTTCAGAGTGGGAACCAACAGCTGGAGGAGCAGCGGGCGGAGCTGGTGGAGCGACTGCAGGCCATGCTGCAGGCCCACTGGGATGAGGCCACTCAACTGCTCAGCACCACTCTCCCGCCGCCCAACCCGCCA GTTCCTCCTGCTGGACCTTCCAGCCCCGGGCCTCAGGAgccagagaaggaggagaggagggtcTGGACTATGCCTCCGGTGGCCGTGGCCCTGAAGCCTGTATTGCAGCAGAGTCGGGAAGCAAGGGACGCGCTACCTGGAGAGCCTCCTGTTCTTTGTAGTTCATCCTCAGATCTCAGCCTCCTGTTGGGCCCCTCTTTTCAGAGCCAGCATTCTTTCCAACCCCTGGAACCCAAACCAGACGTCACTTCATCCACAG CTGGGGCCTTCTCTGCACTCGGGGCCTTCCATCCGGATCATCAGGCAGAGCGGCCATTCCCTGAGGAAGATCCTGGACCTGACGGGGAAAACCTCATAAAGCAAGGGCTACCGCCTGCCCAACTGGAAGGCCTCAAGAATTTCTTGCACCAG TTACTGGAGACAGTGCCCCAGAACAATGAGAACCCTTCTGTCGACCTGTTGCTGTCTAAGTCTG GTCCTCTGACTGTCCCATCTTGGGGGGATGCCCCTCAAGTGCCACGTCTTCCACCCCCTGTCCACAAAACCAAAGTTCCCTTAGCCATGGCATCTAGTCTTTTCCGGGTCCATGAGCTTCCCTCCTCCCATTCACAAGGCAGTGGCCCCAGCAGTGGTTCCCCAGAGAGAG GTGGAGATGGGCTCACATTCCCAAGGCAGCTGATGGAGGTGTCTCAACTGTTACGACTCTACCAGGCTCGGGGCTGGGAGGCTCTGCCTGCTGAGGATCTGCTGCTCTACCTGAAGAGGCTGGAACACAGCGG GACTGATGGCCGAGGGGATAATGGCCCCAGAAGGAACACAGACTCCCGCTTGGGTGAGATCCCCCGGAAAGAG ATTCCCTCCCAGGCTGTCCCTCGCCGCCTTGCTACAGCCCCCAAGACTGAAAAACCTCCCGCACGGAAGAAAAGTGGGCACCCTGCCCCAAGTAGCATGAGGAGCCGGGGGGGAGTCTGGAGATGA
- the CNTROB gene encoding centrobin isoform X3, whose amino-acid sequence MVLSISLRWKVFGVSSRPCSKPHVIQPIVRDPLIPGTGSERREEDSFDSDSTATLLNTRPLQDLSPSSSAHALEELFPRYTSLRPGPPLNPPDYQGLRDAFDSEHTRRKHCERHIQSLQTRVLELQQQLAVAVAADRKKDIMIEQLDKTLARVVEGWNRHEAERTEVLRGLQEERQAAELTRSKQQETVTRLEQSLSEAMEALNREQESARLQQRERETLEEERQALTLSLEAEQQRCCALQEERDAARAGQLSEHRALEALQAALEEERQTWAQQELQLKEHYQALQLESQAQLEREKEKGQREAQAAREAQHQLALVQSEVRRLEGELDTARRERDALQLEMSLVQARYESQRIQMESELAVQLEQRVTERLAQAQESSLRQAASLREQHRKQLQDLSGQHQQELASQLAQFKVEMAEREERQQQVAEDYELRLAREQARVRELQSGNQQLEEQRAELVERLQAMLQAHWDEATQLLSTTLPPPNPPVPPAGPSSPGPQEPEKEERRVWTMPPVAVALKPVLQQSREARDALPGEPPVLCSSSSDLSLLLGPSFQSQHSFQPLEPKPDVTSSTAGAFSALGAFHPDHQAERPFPEEDPGPDGENLIKQGLPPAQLEGLKNFLHQLLETVPQNNENPSVDLLLSKSGPLTVPSWGDAPQVPRLPPPVHKTKVPLAMASSLFRVHELPSSHSQGSGPSSGSPERGGDGLTFPRQLMEVSQLLRLYQARGWEALPAEDLLLYLKRLEHSGTDGRGDNGPRRNTDSRLGEIPRKEIPSQAVPRRLATAPKTEKPPARKKSGHPAPSSMRSRGGVWR is encoded by the exons ATGGTTCTAAGCATATCTTTGAGATGGAAAGTGTTCGGGGTCAGCTCCAGACCATGCTCCAAACCTCACGTGATACAGCCTATCGTGA GGGATCCCCTCATTCCTGGCACTGGCTCAGAGAGACGGGAAGAGGACTCCTTTGACAGTGATAGCACCGCCACCTTGCTCAA CACCCGGCCCCTGCAAGACTTGTCTCCATCTAGCTCAGCCCACGCCCTGGAGGAGCTGTTTCCCCGCTACACCAGTCTTCGGCCAGGGCCTCCACTCAATCCCCCAGATTATCAGGGGCTGAGAGATGCATTTGATTCAGAGCATACCCGCCGCAAG CATTGTGAGCGCCATATTCAGAGCCTGCAGACCCGAGTGTTAGAGCTACAGCAACAATTAGCCGTGGCTGTGGCTGCCGACCGCAAGAAAGATATCATGATTGAACAACTGGACAAG ACCCTGGCCCGTGTGGTGGAGGGCTGGAACCGGCATGAGGCTGAGCGGACAGAGGTTCTCAGGGGACTTCAAGAGGAACGCCAGGCGGCAGAGCTCACCAGAAGCaagcagcaggag ACTGTAACCCGCCTGGAACAAAGCCTTTCTGAGGCCATGGAAGCCCTGAATCGTGAGCAGGAAAGTGCCAGACTGCAGCAACGGGAAAGAGAGACATTG GAAGAGGAAAGGCAAGCTCTGACCCTGAGCTTAGAGGCAGAGCAGCAGCGGTGCTGTGCCCTGCAGGAGGAGCGGGATGCAGCTCGggctgggcaactgagtgagcaTCGAGCATTGGAGGCTCTTCAGGCTGCCCTAGAAGAAGAACGGCAGACCTGGGCCCAGCAAGAGCTCCAGCTTAAGGAACACTACCAGGCGCTGCAGCTGGAGAGCCAGGCTCAGCTGGAAAGGGAGAAG GAGAAGGGTCAGAGGGAAGCCCAGGCAGCCCGGGAGGCCCAGCACCAGTTGGCATTGGTGCAGTCTGAGGTGCGGCGGTTGGAAGGGGAGCTGGACACAGCtcggagagagagagatgccctGCAGCTGGAAATGAGCTTGGTGCAG GCCCGGTATGAAAGCCAGCGGATCCAGATGGAGTCGGAGCTGGCTGTGCAGCTGGAGCAGCGGGTGACGGAGCGGCTGGCGCAGGCTCAGGAGAGCAGCCTACGGCAAGCAGCCTCCCTCAGGGAACAGCACAG GAAGCAGCTGCAGGACCTCAGTGGACAGCACCAGCAGGAGCTGGCCAGTCAGCTGGCTCAGTTCAAGGTGGAAATGGCAGAACGAGAGGAACGGCAGCAGCAGGTGGCTGAGGACTACGAGCTCAG acTGGCCCGCGAGCAAGCACGAGTGCGTGAACTTCAGAGTGGGAACCAACAGCTGGAGGAGCAGCGGGCGGAGCTGGTGGAGCGACTGCAGGCCATGCTGCAGGCCCACTGGGATGAGGCCACTCAACTGCTCAGCACCACTCTCCCGCCGCCCAACCCGCCA GTTCCTCCTGCTGGACCTTCCAGCCCCGGGCCTCAGGAgccagagaaggaggagaggagggtcTGGACTATGCCTCCGGTGGCCGTGGCCCTGAAGCCTGTATTGCAGCAGAGTCGGGAAGCAAGGGACGCGCTACCTGGAGAGCCTCCTGTTCTTTGTAGTTCATCCTCAGATCTCAGCCTCCTGTTGGGCCCCTCTTTTCAGAGCCAGCATTCTTTCCAACCCCTGGAACCCAAACCAGACGTCACTTCATCCACAG CTGGGGCCTTCTCTGCACTCGGGGCCTTCCATCCGGATCATCAGGCAGAGCGGCCATTCCCTGAGGAAGATCCTGGACCTGACGGGGAAAACCTCATAAAGCAAGGGCTACCGCCTGCCCAACTGGAAGGCCTCAAGAATTTCTTGCACCAG TTACTGGAGACAGTGCCCCAGAACAATGAGAACCCTTCTGTCGACCTGTTGCTGTCTAAGTCTG GTCCTCTGACTGTCCCATCTTGGGGGGATGCCCCTCAAGTGCCACGTCTTCCACCCCCTGTCCACAAAACCAAAGTTCCCTTAGCCATGGCATCTAGTCTTTTCCGGGTCCATGAGCTTCCCTCCTCCCATTCACAAGGCAGTGGCCCCAGCAGTGGTTCCCCAGAGAGAG GTGGAGATGGGCTCACATTCCCAAGGCAGCTGATGGAGGTGTCTCAACTGTTACGACTCTACCAGGCTCGGGGCTGGGAGGCTCTGCCTGCTGAGGATCTGCTGCTCTACCTGAAGAGGCTGGAACACAGCGG GACTGATGGCCGAGGGGATAATGGCCCCAGAAGGAACACAGACTCCCGCTTGGGTGAGATCCCCCGGAAAGAG ATTCCCTCCCAGGCTGTCCCTCGCCGCCTTGCTACAGCCCCCAAGACTGAAAAACCTCCCGCACGGAAGAAAAGTGGGCACCCTGCCCCAAGTAGCATGAGGAGCCGGGGGGGAGTCTGGAGATGA